A genomic stretch from Photobacterium atrarenae includes:
- a CDS encoding LysR family transcriptional regulator ArgP yields MRGLDYRWIEALDAVISQRGFERAAEYLCITQSAVSQRIKQLEKLMAQPMLVREQPPRPTPAGQKMLGLYRRVRLLEQELLPALVTDADDQPMSVAIATNADSLATWLLPALSPLLKSRRIELNLLVEDEARTLDKLRSGEVVGAISMESRPLPGCVAEYLGRVDYLCVASPTFVRQYFSAGVTRDALLAAPGVTFDPHDDMHEQFVHQHFNLPPGSVMKHTVRSSEAFVRLALEGIAFCLIPRVQIEPELAQGSLVNVTPEIMLSRRMYWHHWALESGVLSELTEDLTRFARQILPQ; encoded by the coding sequence ATGAGAGGACTGGATTATCGCTGGATCGAAGCATTGGATGCGGTGATTTCCCAACGGGGATTTGAGCGGGCGGCCGAGTATTTGTGTATTACCCAGTCGGCCGTCTCGCAGCGGATCAAGCAGCTGGAGAAGCTGATGGCCCAGCCGATGCTGGTGCGTGAGCAGCCACCCCGGCCGACTCCGGCCGGGCAGAAAATGCTGGGGCTGTACCGTCGGGTTCGCTTGCTGGAGCAGGAATTGTTGCCGGCACTGGTGACTGATGCTGATGATCAGCCGATGTCGGTGGCCATTGCCACCAATGCTGACAGCCTGGCGACCTGGCTGTTGCCGGCACTGAGCCCGCTGTTGAAGTCCCGGCGGATTGAGCTGAACCTGCTGGTGGAGGATGAAGCCCGAACCCTGGATAAACTGCGCAGTGGCGAGGTGGTTGGGGCGATCAGCATGGAAAGTCGGCCGCTGCCGGGCTGTGTGGCGGAATATCTGGGTCGGGTTGATTATCTGTGCGTCGCTAGCCCGACATTTGTCCGGCAGTATTTTTCTGCCGGAGTGACCCGGGATGCCTTGTTGGCGGCGCCCGGGGTGACGTTTGATCCCCATGATGATATGCATGAGCAGTTTGTGCACCAGCATTTCAATCTGCCGCCGGGAAGTGTGATGAAGCATACGGTGCGCTCGTCTGAAGCCTTTGTGCGCCTGGCCCTGGAGGGGATTGCATTCTGTTTGATCCCTCGGGTGCAGATCGAACCCGAGTTGGCCCAGGGATCGTTGGTCAATGTTACCCCGGAGATCATGCTCAGCCGCCGGATGTACTGGCATCACTGGGCGCTGGAAAGCGGAGTACTGTCAGAGCTGACTGAGGATTTGACACGCTTTGCCCGCCAGATCCTGCCGCAGTAG
- a CDS encoding oxidative stress defense protein, producing the protein MKKHLLAVALGIAALGVTPAFAANLAVPHLETVGQGEVTAQPDMAEFSVAVEETRTSAKEAKQAVDKAVTAFVERLVASGVDRSDIVSANISLHPQYHYPKDEKPELTGYRASRHITVTVHDLSKLNDYLDNALGDGINRINNIQLKLSNEAEYMAQARQAAIKDAQTKAESLAKGFGTQLDGVWRITYQVAQPRPVMMMKMAMDAGAPEIAATYQDTEMTIRDRVEVVFKLEE; encoded by the coding sequence ATGAAGAAACATCTACTGGCGGTTGCCCTGGGGATTGCAGCACTGGGCGTGACACCGGCATTTGCTGCCAATCTCGCGGTGCCGCACCTGGAAACCGTTGGCCAGGGTGAGGTCACAGCGCAGCCGGATATGGCCGAGTTCTCTGTGGCGGTGGAAGAAACCCGGACCAGCGCGAAGGAAGCCAAGCAAGCCGTGGATAAAGCCGTCACGGCGTTTGTTGAGCGTCTGGTTGCCAGCGGGGTGGACCGCAGTGATATCGTTAGTGCGAACATCAGCCTGCATCCGCAGTATCACTATCCGAAAGATGAAAAGCCGGAGCTGACCGGGTACCGTGCCAGTCGCCATATCACGGTAACAGTGCATGATCTGAGCAAACTCAATGATTATCTCGATAATGCGTTGGGGGATGGGATCAACCGGATCAACAATATTCAGCTTAAGCTCAGCAACGAGGCGGAATACATGGCGCAGGCGCGCCAGGCCGCGATCAAGGATGCCCAGACCAAGGCGGAATCTCTGGCCAAAGGCTTTGGCACCCAGCTAGATGGTGTCTGGCGGATCACCTATCAGGTTGCGCAGCCGCGTCCGGTGATGATGATGAAGATGGCGATGGATGCCGGTGCGCCGGAAATTGCAGCGACTTATCAGGATACGGAAATGACGATCCGGGACCGGGTTGAGGTAGTCTTTAAGCTGGAAGAGTAA
- the serA gene encoding phosphoglycerate dehydrogenase has translation MAKVSLDKDKIKILLLEGVHPSAIEVLQQAGYTNIEYHKGSLAGDELLEAVKDAHFIGIRSRTQLTEEVFSAAQKLNAVGCFCIGTNQVDLDAAMRRGIPVFNAPFSNTRSVAELVLGETLLLLRGIPEKNAKAHRGEWQKSADHSFEARGKKLGIIGYGHIGTQLGILAENLGMDVYFYDIENKLSLGNATQVPSLTELLNKCDVISLHVPETAETQDMMGAEEFARMKPGSIFINAARGTVVDIDSLCSALESKHLAGAAIDVFPVEPKTNLDPFESPLTKFDNVLLTPHIGGSTQEAQQNIGIEVAGKLAKYSDNGSTLSAVGFPEVSLPEHRDCSRLLHIHENRPGILNQITTIFASEGINIAAQYLQTGPEIGYVVIDVETERSEEALAKLKAIDGTIRARILH, from the coding sequence ATGGCTAAAGTTTCACTGGATAAAGACAAAATTAAGATTCTCTTGCTCGAAGGGGTTCACCCGTCAGCAATTGAAGTATTGCAACAGGCCGGCTACACCAATATCGAATATCACAAAGGCTCCCTGGCCGGCGATGAGCTGTTGGAAGCCGTCAAAGATGCGCACTTCATCGGGATCCGCTCCCGTACCCAGTTGACCGAAGAAGTTTTCAGTGCCGCGCAAAAACTCAATGCCGTCGGCTGTTTCTGCATCGGGACCAATCAGGTCGATCTCGATGCCGCCATGCGCCGCGGGATCCCGGTTTTCAATGCCCCATTTTCCAATACCCGCAGCGTCGCCGAACTCGTGCTGGGAGAAACCCTGTTGCTGCTGCGCGGGATCCCGGAAAAAAATGCCAAAGCCCACCGGGGCGAGTGGCAGAAATCGGCCGACCACTCCTTTGAAGCCCGCGGCAAAAAGCTGGGGATCATCGGTTACGGCCATATCGGGACTCAGCTGGGGATCCTGGCCGAAAACCTCGGTATGGACGTCTACTTCTACGATATCGAAAACAAGCTGTCCCTAGGCAATGCCACCCAGGTCCCTTCCCTGACCGAACTGCTCAACAAGTGTGACGTGATCAGCCTGCATGTGCCGGAAACAGCTGAAACCCAGGACATGATGGGGGCCGAAGAATTCGCCCGCATGAAGCCGGGCTCGATCTTTATCAATGCCGCCCGCGGGACTGTGGTCGATATTGATTCGCTATGTAGCGCGCTGGAGAGCAAGCATCTGGCCGGTGCGGCCATTGACGTGTTCCCGGTCGAGCCAAAAACCAACCTGGACCCGTTTGAGTCGCCACTGACCAAGTTCGACAATGTGCTGCTGACCCCGCACATCGGCGGCTCAACCCAGGAAGCGCAACAGAACATCGGTATCGAAGTCGCCGGCAAGCTAGCCAAATACTCCGACAACGGCTCGACCCTGTCAGCCGTCGGTTTCCCGGAAGTCTCGCTGCCGGAGCACCGTGACTGCTCGCGCCTGCTACACATCCACGAAAACCGCCCGGGGATCCTGAACCAGATCACTACCATCTTCGCCTCGGAAGGGATCAACATTGCCGCGCAATACCTGCAAACCGGCCCGGAAATTGGCTACGTGGTGATTGATGTTGAAACCGAGCGCTCGGAAGAAGCCCTGGCCAAGCTCAAAGCGATCGACGGCACGATCCGTGCCCGTATTCTGCATTAA
- the rpiA gene encoding ribose-5-phosphate isomerase RpiA, whose product MTQDEMKKAAGWAALDYVKKGSIVGVGTGSTVNHFIDALATRKEEIKGAVSSSVASTQRLEELGIPVFDANEVSELDIYVDGADEINGDYDMIKGGGAALTREKIVAAIAKTFVCIVDNTKQVEVLGQFPLPVEVIPMARSYIGRELVKLGGDPVYREGCVTDNGNIILDVHNMQITDPKVLEDQINALPGVVTVGLFAHRGADVLLVGSPEGVKKFEK is encoded by the coding sequence ATGACACAAGATGAAATGAAGAAAGCTGCCGGTTGGGCTGCACTGGATTACGTCAAGAAAGGCAGCATTGTCGGGGTCGGCACAGGCTCAACCGTGAATCACTTCATCGATGCTCTGGCAACCCGTAAGGAAGAAATCAAAGGCGCCGTGTCGAGCTCAGTCGCCTCGACCCAGCGCCTGGAAGAACTCGGCATTCCGGTGTTCGATGCCAACGAAGTCTCCGAACTGGATATCTATGTCGACGGCGCCGATGAAATCAACGGTGATTACGACATGATCAAAGGCGGTGGCGCCGCCCTGACGCGCGAGAAAATCGTCGCCGCCATTGCCAAAACCTTTGTGTGTATTGTCGATAACACCAAACAGGTTGAGGTACTGGGCCAATTTCCGCTCCCGGTGGAAGTGATCCCGATGGCCCGCTCCTACATCGGCCGCGAGCTGGTGAAGCTGGGCGGCGATCCGGTCTACCGTGAAGGCTGCGTGACCGACAACGGCAACATCATCCTGGATGTGCACAACATGCAGATCACCGACCCGAAAGTGCTGGAAGATCAAATCAATGCCCTGCCGGGCGTGGTCACCGTCGGCCTGTTTGCCCACCGTGGCGCAGACGTCCTGCTGGTCGGTTCTCCGGAAGGCGTGAAAAAGTTCGAAAAATAA
- a CDS encoding 5-formyltetrahydrofolate cyclo-ligase, with protein MEQPIQPSSPRQHIRQHIRLRRRALTPIEQQQASDKLLIRFQQLPSVLQATHIALYLASDGEIDTRPLINWLWQQGKCVYLPVLHPFSKGHLLFLHYTPATRMTRNKYRIDEPRLDIRLVKPVYELDLVCTPLVAFDSTGQRLGMGGGYYDRTLNRWHHHRQGPQPLGLAHDCQQVDMLPFEAWDVPLPEILTPSCHFNWE; from the coding sequence ATGGAACAACCGATTCAGCCATCTTCACCGCGCCAGCATATTCGTCAGCACATTCGCCTGCGTCGCCGCGCCCTGACGCCAATCGAGCAACAGCAAGCCAGCGATAAGCTGCTGATCCGGTTTCAGCAACTTCCCAGTGTCCTGCAGGCAACCCATATCGCCCTGTACCTGGCCAGCGATGGGGAAATTGACACCCGACCGCTCATTAACTGGCTGTGGCAACAGGGAAAATGCGTCTACCTGCCGGTACTGCACCCGTTCAGCAAGGGACATCTGCTGTTTCTCCACTACACGCCGGCCACCCGGATGACCCGTAATAAATACCGGATTGATGAGCCACGCCTCGATATTCGCCTGGTCAAACCCGTCTATGAACTGGATCTGGTCTGCACCCCGCTGGTGGCGTTTGACAGCACCGGCCAACGCCTGGGCATGGGCGGCGGTTATTATGATCGCACGCTTAACCGCTGGCACCACCACCGGCAAGGGCCGCAGCCGCTGGGGCTGGCTCATGACTGCCAGCAGGTCGACATGCTGCCGTTTGAAGCCTGGGATGTACCACTGCCGGAAATTCTGACCCCGAGCTGCCATTTCAACTGGGAGTAA
- the zapA gene encoding cell division protein ZapA, whose translation MSTQAVEIQILGRSLKVNCPLGQEAALRAAAEDFDQRLQDLSERTNINNAEQLLMFTGLNICHELHSERQIQQSNDEDLSNRINQLTENLDKALQIQPKR comes from the coding sequence ATGAGTACTCAGGCTGTTGAAATTCAAATTTTAGGGCGTAGCCTAAAGGTAAATTGCCCGCTCGGCCAGGAAGCAGCACTCCGGGCTGCTGCCGAAGATTTTGATCAGCGTCTGCAGGATTTGTCCGAACGGACTAATATCAATAATGCCGAGCAGTTGTTGATGTTCACCGGCCTGAACATTTGTCATGAACTGCATAGCGAGCGCCAGATACAACAAAGCAATGACGAAGATTTATCCAATAGAATCAACCAACTAACAGAAAATTTGGATAAGGCATTGCAAATTCAACCAAAGCGTTGA
- a CDS encoding UPF0149 family protein produces the protein MSKVTLPAYTAVEAAFKDHGLAVTPSELHGLLSGMICGGMSVEDESWVGPVCDYANEGAPLTDGAKAAVSGVYDAAAAELGGLVTQLTTSTAAELADAEFHVSLLLPEANADLLLRAEGLSEWATNFISGLGLMGVEKHKLSPEVTEAISILEEIAQLGIDEDDDLAEQAALFDNVLAYVPECILTCLVELSQRQGEQDTADEEKPYIPGISPDQKPTLH, from the coding sequence ATGAGCAAAGTGACATTACCCGCGTATACAGCGGTGGAAGCGGCTTTCAAGGATCACGGTTTGGCGGTCACGCCGTCAGAGCTCCATGGCTTGCTGAGCGGGATGATTTGCGGTGGCATGTCGGTTGAAGATGAAAGCTGGGTCGGCCCGGTCTGTGACTATGCCAACGAAGGCGCCCCCCTGACGGACGGCGCCAAGGCAGCCGTCAGCGGCGTGTATGACGCCGCGGCTGCGGAGCTGGGCGGCCTGGTGACTCAACTGACCACCTCGACCGCCGCTGAGCTGGCGGATGCGGAGTTTCATGTCTCACTATTACTGCCGGAAGCTAACGCGGATTTGCTGCTGCGCGCGGAAGGCCTGAGCGAGTGGGCGACCAACTTCATTTCCGGCCTGGGCCTGATGGGGGTGGAAAAACACAAGCTGTCGCCGGAGGTCACCGAAGCCATTTCTATTCTGGAAGAAATTGCCCAGCTGGGGATTGACGAAGATGACGATCTGGCGGAGCAGGCAGCACTATTCGACAACGTGCTGGCTTATGTGCCGGAATGTATCCTGACCTGCCTGGTCGAGCTGAGCCAGCGTCAGGGTGAGCAGGATACTGCGGATGAGGAAAAGCCGTATATTCCGGGGATCAGTCCGGATCAGAAGCCGACCCTGCACTAA
- the ubiH gene encoding 2-octaprenyl-6-methoxyphenyl hydroxylase, producing the protein MKQYDVIIAGGAMAGATLAMALDKLGKGQLRIAVVEAVAPRLDQHPGYDARSIALSLGSAEILGQIGVWQPLAELATPISHIHVSDQGHAGMVHIDAGAQAVDALGYVIELADAGALFHQRLAALAQVDLLCPATITGIERKLDGITLTLDQGEMIRGKLLVAADGALSACCEMLKIGRQEQDFDQVAIIANITTAEPHQGRAFERFTPSGPVALLPMSEGRSSLVWCIRPEDQQKVLSWNDDAFLSALQNAFGWRLGQLVKTGARCAYPLLLRQAQRLTSHRVAVVGNAAQTLHPIAGQGFNLGLRDVMTLAEEVVQGLSRGDDPGSVAVLSRYRQRRQPDREATMTLTSGLVSLFANTSFPFVVGRNSGLMAMSMLDTIKTPLVRRAMRQVER; encoded by the coding sequence GTGAAGCAGTATGATGTGATCATTGCCGGTGGCGCCATGGCGGGGGCGACCCTGGCCATGGCGCTGGACAAACTGGGCAAAGGGCAGCTGCGCATTGCTGTGGTGGAAGCCGTGGCACCGCGTTTGGATCAGCACCCGGGCTATGATGCCCGCAGTATTGCGCTGTCGCTGGGATCGGCAGAGATCCTCGGGCAGATCGGCGTTTGGCAGCCGTTGGCTGAGCTGGCCACCCCGATTTCGCATATCCATGTGTCGGATCAGGGCCATGCCGGCATGGTGCATATCGATGCCGGTGCGCAGGCGGTCGATGCCCTGGGCTATGTGATCGAGCTGGCCGATGCCGGCGCCCTGTTTCACCAGCGTCTGGCGGCGCTGGCGCAGGTTGATCTGCTGTGTCCGGCGACGATCACCGGGATCGAGCGAAAGCTGGACGGGATCACCCTGACCCTGGATCAGGGCGAGATGATCCGGGGCAAATTGCTGGTGGCGGCGGACGGCGCTTTGTCTGCCTGCTGCGAGATGCTCAAGATCGGACGCCAGGAGCAGGATTTTGATCAGGTGGCGATCATTGCCAATATTACGACTGCTGAGCCGCATCAGGGCCGCGCCTTTGAACGCTTTACCCCGAGCGGTCCGGTTGCGCTGCTGCCGATGTCGGAAGGGCGCAGCTCGCTGGTGTGGTGCATCCGGCCGGAAGATCAGCAAAAAGTGCTGAGCTGGAATGATGATGCGTTTCTGTCGGCGCTGCAAAACGCGTTCGGCTGGCGACTGGGGCAGCTGGTGAAAACCGGGGCCCGCTGTGCATATCCGCTGCTGCTGCGTCAGGCGCAGCGACTGACGTCACACCGGGTAGCGGTGGTCGGCAATGCTGCCCAGACCCTGCACCCGATCGCCGGTCAGGGCTTTAACCTTGGCTTGCGCGATGTGATGACTCTGGCCGAGGAAGTGGTTCAGGGGCTGAGCCGGGGCGACGATCCGGGCAGTGTCGCGGTGTTGAGTCGTTACCGTCAGCGCCGACAGCCGGATCGGGAAGCGACGATGACTCTGACTTCCGGGCTGGTCAGTTTGTTTGCCAATACCAGCTTTCCCTTCGTGGTTGGGCGCAATAGCGGCCTGATGGCAATGAGCATGCTCGATACAATCAAAACACCGCTGGTTCGGCGGGCAATGAGGCAGGTAGAAAGATAA
- a CDS encoding FAD-dependent 2-octaprenylphenol hydroxylase — translation MMQSVDVAIIGGGMVGLTLAAALAETELRVAVVEGRLPEQELGPLPDIRVSALSRASERILRRVGAWEGIEARRLSPYDKMQVWEQDSFAAIAFEAGRLAQPNLGHIVENRVIQLALLERVAQLPNVTLLAPEQCQSIAFGESEAWLSLASGKSLTAKLVVGADGANSWLRRQLDIPLTHWDYGHSAVVANIRCAEPHGMTARQIFRPQGPLAFLPLPDSDLCSIVWSVPPEEAERLVALSDEAFNKELTSAFDHRLGLCRVEGARQAFPLKMRYARDFVRERVALVGDAAHTIHPLAGQGVNLGLLDAASLAQELKALWQQDLDLGHKAHLRHYERWRKAEAAKMITAMQAFRELFAGSHPAKKLFRDLGMLLADKAPGVKDEFMRRALGLSGELPDLARYTR, via the coding sequence ATGATGCAAAGTGTAGATGTTGCCATTATTGGCGGTGGTATGGTGGGCCTGACGCTGGCTGCAGCCCTGGCAGAGACCGAATTACGGGTCGCGGTGGTGGAGGGCCGGTTGCCGGAACAAGAACTGGGTCCCCTGCCGGATATCCGTGTCTCAGCCCTGAGCCGGGCCAGTGAACGAATTTTACGTCGGGTCGGGGCCTGGGAAGGGATCGAAGCACGTCGCCTGAGTCCGTATGACAAGATGCAGGTCTGGGAGCAGGACAGCTTTGCGGCGATTGCGTTTGAGGCCGGGCGCCTGGCCCAGCCGAATCTGGGACATATTGTCGAAAACCGGGTGATCCAGCTGGCGTTGCTGGAGCGGGTTGCCCAGTTGCCCAATGTGACCCTGCTGGCGCCGGAGCAGTGCCAGAGTATTGCTTTTGGCGAAAGCGAAGCCTGGCTGAGCCTGGCATCCGGCAAAAGCCTGACCGCTAAACTGGTGGTCGGGGCCGACGGGGCCAACTCCTGGTTGCGCCGGCAACTGGACATTCCGCTGACCCACTGGGATTATGGTCATAGCGCTGTAGTGGCCAATATCCGCTGTGCCGAACCACACGGGATGACGGCCCGCCAGATCTTCCGTCCGCAAGGCCCGCTGGCGTTTTTGCCACTGCCGGACAGCGACTTGTGCTCGATTGTCTGGTCGGTGCCCCCAGAAGAGGCCGAGCGCCTGGTCGCTTTATCTGACGAGGCATTTAACAAGGAACTTACCAGCGCCTTTGATCACCGCCTGGGCTTGTGCCGGGTGGAGGGCGCGCGGCAGGCATTTCCGCTCAAGATGCGCTATGCCCGTGATTTTGTCCGCGAGCGTGTGGCGCTGGTGGGCGATGCGGCCCACACCATCCACCCGCTGGCCGGGCAGGGCGTGAACCTCGGCTTGCTTGATGCCGCCAGCCTGGCTCAGGAGCTCAAAGCCCTGTGGCAGCAGGACCTCGACCTTGGCCACAAAGCCCACCTGCGCCACTACGAGCGCTGGCGCAAGGCAGAAGCGGCCAAGATGATCACAGCGATGCAGGCGTTTCGTGAGCTGTTTGCCGGCAGCCACCCGGCGAAAAAATTGTTCCGGGATCTGGGCATGCTGCTGGCTGATAAGGCGCCGGGTGTTAAAGATGAATTTATGCGCCGCGCCCTGGGGCTGAGCGGCGAATTACCGGACCTGGCCCGTTACACGCGTTAA
- the gcvH gene encoding glycine cleavage system protein GcvH, protein MPSELKFTNTHEWVRPEGDGVYTIGITDHAQSMLGDMVFVELPEVDAATEAGEDCAVAESVKAASDIYAPLTGYVVAVNEELESSPELVNTDPYGDGWLFQIKAEDESEVADLLDADNYLDLVDESE, encoded by the coding sequence ATTCCCTCTGAATTGAAGTTTACCAATACCCATGAATGGGTCCGTCCCGAAGGCGATGGTGTCTATACCATCGGCATTACCGATCATGCCCAGTCGATGCTCGGAGACATGGTGTTCGTCGAGTTGCCGGAAGTGGACGCGGCGACGGAAGCCGGTGAGGATTGTGCGGTGGCAGAATCGGTCAAAGCAGCATCGGACATTTATGCCCCGCTGACTGGCTATGTGGTTGCTGTGAATGAAGAGCTGGAGAGTTCACCGGAGTTGGTCAATACCGATCCGTATGGGGATGGGTGGTTGTTTCAGATTAAGGCCGAAGATGAAAGCGAAGTTGCAGATCTGCTGGATGCGGATAACTACCTGGATCTGGTTGATGAGTCGGAATAG
- a CDS encoding DUF1107 domain-containing protein — MRMFKRYVPKLIAKHVSRLFSGRIYIDGRGGYEFNNGILLVPVKAQQRHFQTVNEVNQEIKRMKDHTA, encoded by the coding sequence ATGCGCATGTTCAAACGCTACGTGCCCAAACTGATTGCAAAACACGTTAGCCGTTTATTTAGTGGAAGGATCTACATCGACGGTCGCGGCGGCTATGAATTTAATAACGGCATACTTCTGGTGCCGGTCAAAGCCCAACAGCGCCACTTTCAGACCGTCAATGAAGTGAATCAGGAGATTAAGCGAATGAAAGACCATACGGCCTGA
- a CDS encoding LysR substrate-binding domain-containing protein, whose translation MESINWRGVDLNLLIAFAALMETRSVTKAAEKLSIGQSAMSHNLSRLRTLINDPLFERRGHHMVATDKAKELAPVIEQVLQLITSEILQPKAFNPEADRSTIRIGLTDYAELLFAPVLFDAILSQAPNCQLSFHKVDRHNYQAMMEDQDIDLVIGSMNQLPRELDGQYLYTEDHVCLFDSQATGLSAPIDLARYIQTPQALVTPDGKLASAVDQQLRAQGVSRHVAVGSGNFLTIRHLLSGRNLLCVVSTLMARITLFNDDLTQCPPPVSIPDFDIRMIWRKRNASHPRLTWLRQCVGQTVKNQVTHLRQQPPPET comes from the coding sequence GTGGAGTCAATCAACTGGCGCGGGGTCGACCTGAACCTGCTTATCGCCTTTGCCGCTTTGATGGAAACCCGCAGCGTCACCAAAGCCGCGGAAAAACTCTCCATTGGCCAGTCGGCGATGAGCCACAACCTGTCCCGATTGCGAACGCTGATCAACGATCCACTGTTCGAACGCCGTGGCCATCATATGGTGGCCACCGACAAGGCCAAAGAACTGGCGCCGGTGATTGAGCAGGTGCTCCAGTTGATCACGTCCGAGATCCTGCAACCCAAAGCCTTCAACCCCGAAGCAGATCGGAGTACCATCCGGATCGGTCTAACCGACTACGCCGAACTGCTGTTCGCCCCGGTGCTGTTCGATGCGATCCTCAGCCAGGCTCCAAACTGCCAATTAAGCTTCCATAAGGTGGATCGCCACAATTATCAGGCGATGATGGAGGATCAGGACATTGATTTGGTGATCGGCTCAATGAACCAGCTCCCCCGGGAACTCGACGGCCAGTACCTGTATACGGAAGATCATGTGTGCCTGTTTGACAGCCAGGCGACCGGCCTGAGCGCCCCGATCGATCTGGCACGCTATATCCAGACCCCCCAGGCCTTAGTCACCCCTGACGGTAAGCTGGCCAGCGCGGTCGACCAGCAGCTCCGGGCGCAGGGGGTTTCACGCCACGTCGCCGTCGGCTCCGGCAACTTCCTCACCATCCGCCACCTGCTGAGCGGGCGCAATCTGCTGTGCGTGGTCTCCACCCTAATGGCCCGGATCACCCTTTTCAATGACGACCTGACCCAGTGTCCGCCGCCGGTGTCCATCCCGGATTTTGATATCAGGATGATCTGGCGCAAGCGCAATGCCAGCCACCCCCGCCTGACTTGGTTACGGCAGTGTGTTGGGCAAACCGTTAAAAACCAGGTGACGCATCTGCGTCAACAGCCCCCTCCTGAAACGTAA
- a CDS encoding aminoacyl-tRNA deacylase: MQTPVTFLLQQEGVDYRLLPHSKPVRTIEEAALERGVAPELMVKSILLRDMSGFHVLACVPGPAQVDPKKVRALFGCRRMTCADARDVEEVTGLRIGTVAPIGLKTPMPVIFDHAIRQFSTVNISSGDRMAGIELSMEDLQLLCDPLFADICR; this comes from the coding sequence ATGCAAACCCCTGTCACTTTTCTATTGCAGCAGGAAGGCGTTGACTACCGGCTCCTTCCCCACAGTAAGCCGGTCAGAACCATTGAAGAAGCCGCCCTGGAGCGTGGTGTCGCCCCAGAGCTGATGGTTAAATCCATTTTGCTGCGGGATATGAGCGGCTTTCATGTGCTGGCGTGCGTCCCGGGGCCGGCCCAGGTCGATCCGAAAAAAGTCCGGGCCCTGTTTGGCTGCCGCCGGATGACTTGCGCCGATGCCCGTGATGTCGAGGAGGTGACCGGGCTGCGGATCGGGACCGTGGCCCCGATCGGCCTGAAAACCCCGATGCCGGTTATTTTTGACCACGCGATCCGACAATTTTCAACCGTCAATATCAGCAGCGGCGATCGGATGGCGGGGATCGAACTCAGCATGGAGGATCTCCAGCTACTGTGCGATCCCCTGTTTGCCGATATCTGCCGCTAG